The following coding sequences lie in one Mus musculus strain C57BL/6J chromosome 11, GRCm38.p6 C57BL/6J genomic window:
- the Atxn7l3 gene encoding ataxin-7-like protein 3 isoform X9, translating to MGRNSSRIANRRIANSNNMNKSESDQEDNDDINDNDWSYGSEKKAKKRKSDKNPNSPRRSKSLKHKNGFSVCTSASNTLPLLFSSSGELSNSDPFKYSNSTGISYETLGPEELRSLLTTQCGVISEHTKKMCTRSLRCPQHTDEQRRTVRIYFLGPSAVLPEVESSLDNDGFDMTDSQALISRLQWDGSSDLSPSDSGSSKTSENQGWGLGTNSSESRKTKKKKSHLSLVGTASGLGSNKKKKPKPPAPPTPSIYDDIN from the exons ATGGGTCGCAACAGCAGCCGAATCGCCAACCGTCG GATTGCCAatagcaacaatatgaacaagTCTGAGAGTGACCAAGAAGACAACGATGACATCAATGACAATGACTGGTCCTATGGCTCAGAGAAGAAAG CCAAGAAGAGAAAATCAGACAAG AACCCTAATTCCCCTCGAAGATCCAAGTCTCTAAAACACAAAAATG GGTTCTCTGTCTGTACCTCTGCATCAAAcacccttccccttcttttttcttcttcaggggAACTTAGCAACTCCGATCCTTTTAAG TATAGCAACTCAACTGGGATCAGCTATGAGACCCTGGGTCCAGAGGAGCTGCGGAGCCTGCTCACCACG CAATGTGGAGTGATTTCTGAACATACCAAGAAGATGTGCACAAG GTCACTACGCTGCCCGCAGCACACGGATGAACAGAGGCGAACCGTACGGATTTATTTCCTTGGGCCCTCGGC CGTTCTTCCAGAGGTAGAGAGCTCCTTGGATAACGATGGCTTTGACATGACTGATAGCCAGGCCCTCATCAGCCGGCTTCAGTGGGACGGCTCTTCTGATCTCTCACCTTCTGATTCAGGCTCCTCCAAGACTAGTGAAAATCAGGGATGGGGTTTAG GTACCAACAGCTCTGAATCACggaaaaccaagaaaaagaaatcccatcTGAGCTTGGTAGGGACTGCCTCTGGCCTGGGCTCCAACAAGAAGAAAAAGCCAAAGCCACCGGCTCCCCCAACGCCCAGCATCTATGATGACATCAACTGA